Proteins found in one Amycolatopsis aidingensis genomic segment:
- a CDS encoding 3-deoxy-7-phosphoheptulonate synthase, producing the protein MRYGLDNQRTTGISPLLSPALLRQEHPMDVAMAKTVAQGRADTIDILNGRDDRLLVVVGPCSVHDPAAALDYARRLAEQAARHRDQLHVVMRVYFEKPRTTLGWKGLINDPDLDGGFAVNKGLRLARRLLLDILALGLPVGCEFLDPITPQYISDAVTWGSIGARTAASQVHRQLCSALSMPVGIKNSTEGDIGVAVDATRAAAASHVFPGINADGLAALLTTAGNPDCHVILRGGATGPNYDRESVADTLARLRAAGLPERVLVDASHGNSGKDHHRQAEVLGELAGRIGGGEPITGLMLESFLTPGRQELRLGHAAELAYGQSITDACMDWPTTADLLTQLATATAHRRRGRGS; encoded by the coding sequence CTGCGGTACGGCCTGGACAACCAGCGGACCACCGGGATCAGCCCGCTGCTGTCCCCCGCACTGCTGCGCCAGGAACACCCGATGGACGTGGCGATGGCCAAGACCGTCGCGCAGGGCCGGGCGGACACGATCGACATCCTGAACGGGCGGGACGACCGCCTGCTCGTCGTGGTCGGCCCGTGCTCGGTGCACGACCCGGCCGCCGCGCTGGACTACGCCCGGCGGCTGGCCGAGCAGGCCGCCCGGCACCGCGACCAGCTACATGTGGTGATGCGGGTGTACTTCGAGAAGCCGCGCACCACCCTCGGCTGGAAGGGCCTGATCAACGACCCCGACCTGGACGGCGGCTTCGCGGTGAACAAGGGACTGCGGCTGGCCAGGCGGCTGTTGCTGGACATCCTGGCGCTCGGCCTTCCGGTGGGCTGCGAGTTCCTGGACCCGATCACCCCGCAGTACATCTCCGACGCCGTGACCTGGGGCTCGATCGGCGCGCGTACCGCGGCCAGCCAGGTGCACCGGCAGCTGTGCAGCGCGCTGTCGATGCCGGTGGGGATCAAGAACTCCACCGAGGGCGATATCGGGGTCGCGGTGGACGCCACCCGCGCCGCGGCTGCCAGCCACGTGTTCCCCGGCATCAACGCCGACGGGCTGGCCGCGCTGCTGACCACCGCGGGCAACCCGGACTGCCACGTCATCCTGCGCGGCGGCGCCACCGGACCGAACTACGACCGCGAGTCGGTGGCGGACACGCTGGCCAGGCTGCGCGCAGCGGGCCTGCCGGAGCGGGTGCTGGTGGACGCCAGCCACGGCAACAGCGGTAAGGACCACCATCGGCAGGCCGAGGTCCTCGGCGAGCTGGCCGGCCGGATCGGCGGCGGTGAGCCGATCACCGGCCTGATGCTGGAGAGCTTCCTCACTCCGGGCAGGCAGGAGCTACGCCTCGGGCACGCGGCCGAGCTGGCCTACGGGCAGAGCATCACCGATGCCTGCATGGACTGGCCCACCACCGCCGACCTGCTCACCCAGCTGGCCACCGCCACCGCGCACCGTCGCCGGGGCCGCGGCTCGTAG
- a CDS encoding serine hydrolase domain-containing protein, protein MDSVRLIEEWPVDNAAAAVVGADGTVLAAHGDGGRAYQLASVTKPLTAYAALIAVEEGVVELDTPAGPEGATIRHLLAHTSGLGFDEHRVLAQPGTRRLYSNAGFEQLADALTKHSGIPFPAYQREALFDPLGMTATTQDGSPAAGAVSTLDDLVRFAAELQRPTLLDPGTLATATSVAFAGLNGVLPGFGHQKPNDWGLGFELRDHKDPHWTGTHSSARTFGHFGQSGTFLWVDPEAGAAGAACVVLTDRAFGPWAAEVWPRFTDAVLAELPR, encoded by the coding sequence ATGGACAGTGTGCGGTTGATCGAGGAATGGCCGGTGGACAACGCGGCGGCTGCGGTCGTCGGCGCGGACGGGACGGTGCTCGCCGCGCATGGCGACGGCGGCCGCGCCTACCAGCTGGCCTCGGTCACCAAACCGCTCACCGCCTACGCCGCGCTGATCGCCGTCGAGGAGGGCGTGGTCGAGCTGGACACCCCGGCCGGCCCGGAGGGTGCGACCATCCGCCACCTGCTGGCGCACACCTCCGGGCTCGGCTTCGACGAGCACCGGGTGCTGGCCCAGCCCGGCACCCGCAGGCTCTACTCGAACGCGGGTTTCGAGCAGCTGGCCGACGCGCTGACCAAGCATTCCGGGATCCCCTTCCCTGCTTACCAGCGGGAGGCCCTGTTCGACCCGCTGGGCATGACGGCCACCACTCAGGACGGTTCGCCCGCGGCCGGGGCCGTGTCCACCCTGGACGACCTGGTCCGCTTCGCAGCCGAGCTGCAACGGCCGACACTGCTCGACCCCGGCACCCTCGCCACCGCGACCTCGGTCGCCTTCGCGGGGCTGAACGGGGTGCTGCCCGGGTTCGGTCACCAGAAGCCGAACGACTGGGGACTCGGCTTCGAGCTCCGCGACCACAAGGACCCGCACTGGACCGGCACGCACAGCTCCGCGCGCACCTTCGGGCACTTCGGGCAGTCCGGCACCTTCCTGTGGGTCGATCCCGAAGCCGGAGCGGCGGGCGCCGCCTGCGTCGTACTCACCGACCGCGCCTTCGGCCCCTGGGCCGCCGAGGTCTGGCCCCGGTTCACCGACGCCGTACTGGCCGAGCTGCCCCGCTGA
- a CDS encoding D-2-hydroxyacid dehydrogenase family protein, protein MKIAILDDYQNVALGFADWDSLGAEIEVCNEYIPDRDELVRRLAGAEVVVAMRERTPFPAELLDRLPDLRLLVSTGRRNAAIDIAAARERGILVCGTGYLPEPTAEHTWALILAAMRNLPREERSMRDGGWQLGLGSGLHGRTLGLLGLGRLGSRVAAVGAAFGMEVIAWSQNLTAEHAAGQGVTAVGREELFERSDVLSIHLVLSDRTRGLVGAAELAAMKPTAWLVNTSRGPIVREEALIEALRAGRIGGAALDVYDTEPLPSDHPLRALPNTVLTPHIGYVTREVYQVFYRDAVQDIAAYQAGTPIRQLEP, encoded by the coding sequence ATGAAGATCGCGATTCTCGACGACTACCAGAACGTCGCGCTCGGCTTTGCCGACTGGGACTCACTCGGCGCGGAGATCGAGGTGTGCAACGAGTACATCCCCGACCGCGACGAGCTGGTCCGCAGGCTCGCCGGGGCCGAGGTGGTGGTCGCGATGCGCGAGCGCACCCCGTTTCCAGCCGAGCTGCTGGACCGCCTGCCCGACCTGCGATTACTGGTCAGCACCGGCCGCAGGAACGCGGCGATCGACATCGCCGCGGCGCGGGAACGCGGGATCCTGGTGTGCGGCACCGGATACCTGCCGGAACCCACGGCCGAGCACACCTGGGCGCTGATCCTGGCGGCGATGCGTAACCTGCCGCGCGAGGAAAGGTCGATGCGGGACGGCGGCTGGCAGCTCGGCCTCGGTTCGGGCCTGCACGGCAGGACGCTCGGCCTGCTCGGCCTCGGCAGGCTGGGGTCAAGGGTGGCCGCCGTGGGGGCGGCGTTCGGGATGGAGGTCATCGCCTGGAGCCAGAACCTCACCGCCGAGCACGCCGCCGGGCAGGGGGTCACCGCCGTGGGCAGGGAGGAGCTGTTCGAGCGCAGCGATGTGCTCTCCATCCATCTCGTGCTCAGCGATCGCACCCGTGGTTTGGTCGGTGCAGCGGAACTGGCCGCGATGAAGCCCACGGCGTGGCTGGTGAACACCTCGCGTGGCCCGATCGTGCGGGAGGAGGCCCTGATCGAGGCCCTGCGTGCGGGCCGGATCGGCGGGGCGGCACTGGACGTCTACGACACCGAGCCACTGCCGTCCGACCACCCGCTGCGCGCACTGCCGAACACCGTGCTGACCCCGCATATCGGCTACGTGACCCGCGAGGTCTACCAGGTGTTCTACCGCGACGCCGTGCAGGACATCGCCGCCTACCAGGCAGGCACCCCCATCCGCCAGCTCGAACCCTGA
- a CDS encoding shikimate dehydrogenase, with amino-acid sequence MAADRSAAVLGKPVRHSLSPVLHGAAYRALGLAGWSYQRIEVDAEGLPGLVSGLGAEWVGLSVTMPGKRAALEFATEATPRARAVGAANTLVRRDGGWLADCTDIEGVTGALRAAGGYRADGGDRPGVVLGAGGTAAAAVVACAELGLPGVRLVVREPARAEETAAAARRAGLAVEVSRWSDVDFAELASAPLVVSTVPAEALAPHRAELAAARCLLDVIYHPWPTPLAEAVADAGGALATGLDMLLHQAFGQVELFTGLPAPREAMRDALRAATGGILPLPV; translated from the coding sequence ATGGCGGCCGACCGGTCGGCCGCCGTGCTGGGCAAGCCGGTGCGGCATTCGCTGTCGCCGGTGCTGCACGGCGCCGCGTACCGCGCGCTCGGCCTGGCGGGCTGGAGCTACCAGCGGATCGAGGTGGACGCCGAGGGGCTGCCCGGGCTGGTCTCCGGGCTCGGTGCGGAATGGGTCGGTCTTTCGGTGACCATGCCGGGTAAGCGGGCCGCACTGGAGTTCGCCACCGAGGCCACCCCGCGGGCGCGGGCGGTCGGTGCGGCGAACACCCTGGTGCGCCGGGACGGCGGCTGGCTCGCGGACTGCACGGATATCGAGGGCGTGACCGGAGCCCTGCGCGCGGCGGGTGGCTACCGGGCGGACGGCGGCGATCGGCCCGGGGTGGTGCTGGGCGCGGGCGGTACCGCCGCGGCGGCGGTGGTCGCCTGCGCCGAGCTGGGCCTGCCCGGGGTGCGGCTGGTGGTGCGCGAGCCCGCCCGCGCCGAGGAGACCGCGGCGGCGGCCCGCCGGGCCGGGCTCGCCGTAGAGGTGAGCCGGTGGTCCGATGTGGACTTCGCGGAGCTGGCCTCGGCGCCGCTGGTGGTGAGCACCGTCCCGGCCGAGGCGCTGGCCCCGCACCGGGCCGAGCTGGCCGCGGCCCGCTGCCTGCTGGACGTGATCTACCACCCGTGGCCCACCCCGCTGGCCGAAGCGGTGGCCGATGCGGGCGGAGCACTGGCCACCGGGCTGGACATGCTGCTGCACCAGGCCTTCGGGCAGGTCGAGCTGTTCACCGGCCTGCCGGCGCCGCGCGAGGCGATGCGGGACGCACTGCGTGCGGCCACCGGTGGCATCCTGCCCCTACCGGTCTAG
- the mltG gene encoding endolytic transglycosylase MltG codes for MTGPGSPHGPADGGRRRRPPQRPLPAEGAPPRPAPPRPRRQPAPEEFSRHRGELSGPPGDVPPPPDPQQPRGGRRRRYVEGPPPDERPTEVLHLGPERFDQDPRDPRDPYEDEYYEYDEYDDEDYEDHADYEDGYEDEDYEDEDRAEPEYFDDERDDPPRRGRGGRGKRALGWIGAIAVIVLLAGAAWFGARELLGFGYEDYEGSGESDVLVQVADGDTTSSIAGKLEENDVVASAKAFVEASEGDSRVLSVQPGYYVMKTRMSGSSAVEQLVSPRARVGQLEIRGGTELDDTVQPDDKVTDGVLSLLSKASCADLNGTSTCVPVEQLREAAKTADLAALGAPPWAAEAVAEVDDYRRIEGLIVPGVYDVRPGADANELLGMVLQKSASRLRAAGLPDDAEPTGKTPYEVLIIASVIEREAVKQDFEKVSRVIYNRLDEGMRLEMDSTVNYPLDEPVIRTDPADRQRPGPYNTYQNTGLPPTPIGAPSEQAIEAAEEPAEGDWLFFVKCEKNGLSCFSETYDEHRRNVEDAQSRGVF; via the coding sequence GTGACCGGCCCCGGTAGCCCGCACGGTCCCGCCGACGGCGGGCGGCGGCGCAGGCCACCGCAGCGCCCGTTGCCCGCGGAGGGCGCGCCCCCGCGGCCCGCGCCGCCCCGGCCGCGCAGGCAGCCCGCGCCGGAGGAGTTCAGCAGGCACCGTGGTGAGCTGAGCGGGCCGCCCGGCGATGTCCCACCACCCCCGGACCCGCAGCAGCCGCGCGGTGGGCGCCGCAGGCGGTACGTGGAGGGGCCGCCGCCGGACGAGCGCCCCACCGAGGTGCTGCACCTCGGCCCGGAGCGGTTCGACCAGGACCCGCGGGATCCTCGGGATCCGTACGAGGACGAGTACTACGAGTACGACGAGTACGACGACGAGGACTACGAAGACCACGCCGACTACGAGGACGGCTACGAGGACGAGGACTACGAGGACGAGGACCGGGCCGAGCCGGAGTACTTCGACGACGAGCGGGACGATCCGCCGCGGCGCGGCCGCGGTGGGCGTGGAAAGCGGGCGCTCGGCTGGATCGGCGCCATCGCGGTGATCGTGCTGCTCGCCGGGGCAGCCTGGTTCGGCGCGCGGGAGCTGCTCGGCTTCGGGTACGAGGACTACGAGGGCAGTGGCGAGTCCGATGTGCTGGTGCAGGTCGCCGATGGCGACACCACCTCCTCGATCGCGGGCAAGCTCGAGGAGAACGACGTGGTCGCCAGCGCCAAGGCGTTCGTCGAGGCGAGCGAGGGCGACAGCCGGGTGCTCAGCGTGCAGCCCGGCTACTACGTGATGAAGACCAGGATGTCCGGCTCCAGCGCGGTGGAGCAGCTGGTGAGCCCGCGGGCGCGGGTGGGGCAGCTGGAGATCCGCGGCGGCACCGAGCTGGACGACACCGTGCAGCCGGACGACAAGGTCACCGACGGGGTGCTGTCCCTGCTGTCCAAGGCATCCTGTGCGGACCTGAACGGCACCAGCACCTGCGTTCCGGTGGAACAGCTGCGCGAGGCGGCCAAGACCGCCGACCTCGCCGCGCTCGGCGCGCCGCCGTGGGCCGCCGAGGCGGTGGCGGAGGTCGACGACTACCGCAGGATCGAGGGCCTGATCGTGCCCGGGGTGTACGACGTGCGGCCGGGAGCGGACGCGAACGAGCTACTCGGCATGGTGCTGCAGAAGTCCGCCTCGCGGCTGCGGGCGGCCGGGCTGCCGGACGATGCCGAACCGACCGGTAAGACCCCGTACGAGGTCCTGATCATCGCCTCGGTGATCGAACGGGAAGCGGTGAAGCAGGACTTCGAGAAGGTGTCCAGGGTCATCTACAACCGGCTCGACGAGGGCATGCGGCTGGAGATGGACTCCACCGTCAACTACCCGCTGGACGAACCGGTGATCCGCACCGACCCTGCGGACCGGCAGCGGCCCGGTCCGTACAACACCTACCAGAACACCGGGCTGCCACCGACGCCGATCGGCGCGCCGAGTGAGCAGGCCATCGAGGCGGCCGAGGAGCCTGCCGAAGGCGACTGGCTGTTCTTCGTCAAATGCGAGAAGAACGGGCTGTCCTGCTTCTCCGAAACCTACGATGAGCACCGCAGGAACGTCGAGGACGCGCAGTCCCGCGGGGTTTTCTGA
- the ruvX gene encoding Holliday junction resolvase RuvX, translating to MTARRPDRPGDEDPGPGRRLGIDVGSVRVGVALSDPAPLLASPLVTLSRDAHNDSDLDQLALLVTENEVVEVIVGLPRTLADRHGSAAQIAAEYADRVAEKIAPVGVRLADERLTTVSATRMLAQRGVKGRKQRAVIDQAAAVEILQGWLDARAAARSRSATGEGS from the coding sequence GTGACCGCGCGCCGTCCGGACCGGCCAGGGGACGAGGATCCCGGGCCGGGCAGGCGGCTCGGGATCGACGTAGGCTCGGTACGAGTCGGTGTCGCACTGAGCGATCCCGCGCCGTTACTCGCCAGCCCGCTCGTTACTCTGTCGCGTGATGCGCACAACGACAGCGATCTCGATCAGTTGGCCTTGCTTGTCACCGAAAACGAGGTGGTTGAGGTGATCGTAGGACTGCCGAGAACGCTGGCCGACCGCCACGGCAGCGCAGCGCAGATCGCCGCCGAGTACGCCGACCGGGTCGCCGAGAAGATCGCCCCGGTCGGCGTGCGGCTCGCCGACGAGCGGCTGACCACCGTCAGCGCCACCCGGATGCTCGCGCAGCGGGGGGTGAAGGGGCGCAAGCAGCGCGCCGTGATCGACCAGGCCGCCGCCGTGGAGATCCTGCAGGGCTGGCTGGATGCCCGCGCGGCGGCGCGCTCCCGCTCGGCCACGGGGGAGGGTTCGTGA
- the alaS gene encoding alanine--tRNA ligase, whose amino-acid sequence METHEIANRFLSHFEKNGHTRVPSASLILDDPNLLFVNAGMVQFKPYFLGEVPPPYPRATSVQKCVRTGDIDEVGKTTRHNTFFQMAGNFSFGDYFKEGAIELAWDLVTRSQADGGYGFDPGRLWVTVYEHDAEAAALWRKVTGIPAERIQYRDAEDNYWDMGVPGPGGPCSEIYYDRGPEYGREGGPVVDEDRYLEIWNLVFMQDIRGEESPKKGAPVLGELPQKNIDTGMGIERVAYLLQGVANVYETDLVRPVIARAEEFSGRAYGDNHTDDVRFRVIADHARSGVMLIGDGVTPGNEARGYVLRRLLRRIVRSMRLLGVHEPVLPEFAAIVRDAMGPFYPELVTDFDRISDVMRIEEETFLATLTSGSRIFDLAAEETKRTGGGILAGDKAFQLHDTYGFPIDLTLEMAAEQGLSVDEDGFRTLMEEQRQRAKADAAARKSGHGDLSVYRDVLEQHGETAFLGYTDLQATAKVIGLLSGGQPVRSVAAGTKAEVMLDRTPFYAESGGQVADTGVLVGEGVELKVLDVQKIVPGLFVHRVEVTAGELGIGTEVTGSVDAQRRASIARSHSATHLVHAAVRGAYGRRAAQAGSLNSPGRMRFDFTASGAVSADILTSVEEEVNDYLQTDVPVQSYVTTKDKALEMGAIALFGEKYGNDVRVVDMGDYSRELCGGTHVGRIGELGLVKLVTDSSIGSGVHRVEALVGTDALRHVRKEQLLVSQLANSLKVPTEQVPSRVEDIVTRLRNAEKEIEQLRTQQVLGSAGTLAAKAQDVAGVSLVAERVPEGVDAGGVRALATEVRNRLGSRAGVVALFAPSGEKVSFVVATTPAARDKGLEAGRLVPTFAEAVGGRGGGKPDMAQGGGTEPGGIDTAIARLREAVARG is encoded by the coding sequence GTGGAAACACACGAGATCGCCAACCGGTTCCTCAGTCATTTCGAGAAGAACGGGCATACCAGGGTGCCGAGCGCCTCGCTCATCCTGGACGACCCGAACCTGCTGTTCGTGAACGCGGGAATGGTGCAGTTCAAGCCGTACTTCCTCGGCGAGGTTCCGCCGCCGTACCCGCGTGCCACCAGCGTGCAGAAATGCGTGCGTACCGGGGACATCGACGAGGTCGGCAAGACCACCCGGCACAACACCTTCTTCCAGATGGCAGGCAACTTCTCCTTCGGGGACTACTTCAAGGAGGGCGCCATCGAGCTGGCCTGGGACCTGGTCACCAGGTCCCAGGCCGACGGCGGCTACGGTTTCGACCCCGGCAGGCTGTGGGTCACCGTGTACGAGCACGACGCCGAGGCGGCCGCGCTGTGGCGGAAGGTCACCGGCATCCCCGCCGAGCGCATCCAGTACCGCGACGCCGAGGACAACTACTGGGACATGGGCGTGCCCGGCCCCGGCGGGCCCTGCTCGGAGATCTACTACGACCGCGGCCCCGAGTACGGCCGCGAGGGCGGCCCCGTTGTGGACGAGGACCGTTACCTCGAGATCTGGAACCTGGTGTTCATGCAGGACATCCGGGGCGAGGAGAGCCCGAAGAAGGGCGCCCCCGTCCTCGGTGAGCTGCCGCAGAAGAACATCGATACCGGGATGGGCATCGAGCGGGTGGCCTATCTGCTGCAGGGCGTCGCCAACGTCTACGAGACCGACCTGGTCCGGCCGGTGATCGCCAGGGCCGAGGAGTTCTCCGGCCGCGCCTACGGCGACAACCACACCGACGACGTGCGCTTCCGGGTGATCGCCGACCACGCCCGCTCCGGGGTCATGCTGATCGGCGACGGCGTCACCCCGGGCAACGAGGCCCGTGGCTATGTGCTGCGCAGGCTGCTGCGCCGGATCGTCCGCTCGATGCGGCTGCTCGGGGTGCACGAGCCGGTGCTGCCGGAGTTCGCGGCCATCGTGCGGGACGCGATGGGGCCGTTCTACCCGGAGCTGGTCACCGACTTCGACCGGATCTCCGATGTGATGCGGATCGAGGAGGAGACCTTCCTCGCCACCCTCACCAGCGGTTCGCGCATCTTCGACCTCGCGGCCGAGGAGACCAAGCGCACCGGCGGCGGGATCCTGGCCGGGGACAAGGCGTTCCAGCTGCACGACACCTACGGCTTCCCGATCGACCTCACCCTGGAGATGGCGGCCGAGCAGGGCCTTTCCGTTGACGAGGACGGTTTCCGCACGCTGATGGAGGAGCAGCGGCAGCGGGCCAAGGCCGATGCCGCCGCGCGCAAGAGCGGGCACGGTGACCTGTCGGTCTACCGGGACGTGCTGGAGCAGCACGGCGAGACCGCCTTCCTCGGCTACACCGACCTGCAGGCCACCGCGAAGGTGATCGGCCTGCTGTCCGGCGGGCAGCCGGTGCGCTCGGTCGCCGCGGGAACCAAGGCCGAGGTGATGCTGGACCGCACCCCGTTCTACGCCGAGAGCGGTGGTCAGGTCGCCGACACCGGGGTGCTGGTCGGCGAGGGCGTCGAGCTGAAGGTCCTGGACGTGCAGAAGATCGTGCCGGGGCTGTTCGTGCACCGGGTCGAGGTGACCGCGGGCGAACTCGGTATCGGCACCGAGGTCACCGGCTCGGTGGACGCACAGCGCAGGGCCTCCATCGCCCGCTCGCACTCGGCCACGCACCTGGTGCACGCCGCGGTGCGCGGAGCCTACGGCAGGCGCGCCGCGCAGGCCGGTTCGCTGAACTCTCCCGGCCGGATGCGGTTCGACTTCACCGCCTCCGGCGCGGTGTCCGCGGACATCCTCACCTCGGTCGAGGAGGAGGTGAACGACTACCTGCAGACCGACGTGCCGGTGCAGAGCTACGTCACCACCAAGGACAAGGCGCTGGAAATGGGCGCGATCGCGCTGTTCGGCGAGAAGTACGGCAACGATGTCCGGGTGGTCGACATGGGCGACTACTCCCGCGAGCTGTGCGGGGGCACCCACGTCGGCCGGATCGGCGAGCTCGGGCTGGTCAAGCTGGTCACCGACTCCTCCATCGGATCCGGGGTGCACCGGGTGGAGGCGCTGGTCGGCACCGACGCCCTGCGGCACGTGCGCAAGGAACAGCTGCTGGTGTCCCAGCTGGCGAACTCGCTGAAGGTGCCGACCGAGCAGGTGCCGTCCAGGGTCGAGGACATCGTCACCCGGCTGCGCAACGCGGAGAAGGAGATCGAGCAGCTGCGTACCCAGCAGGTGCTTGGCTCGGCAGGCACGCTCGCGGCCAAGGCCCAGGACGTCGCCGGGGTGTCGCTGGTGGCCGAGCGGGTGCCCGAGGGCGTGGACGCCGGCGGGGTGCGCGCGCTGGCCACCGAGGTCCGCAACCGGCTCGGGTCCCGGGCCGGGGTGGTCGCGCTGTTCGCGCCATCCGGGGAGAAGGTCAGCTTCGTCGTGGCGACCACGCCCGCTGCCAGGGACAAGGGCCTGGAGGCAGGCAGGCTGGTGCCCACCTTCGCGGAGGCCGTCGGCGGCCGGGGCGGGGGCAAGCCGGATATGGCGCAGGGTGGCGGCACCGAGCCAGGCGGCATCGACACGGCCATCGCGCGGCTGCGGGAAGCCGTGGCCCGCGGGTGA
- a CDS encoding DUF948 domain-containing protein — MSPTQIAALIAAGAFVLLVLLLAIPLLKLARTLDEATVAIRKAHENTDPLLHGANDTITHVNTQLERVDGITANAQAVSGNVSALSSVFTATLGGPLVKTAALSYGVSKAVRARRKAKAEGTNKHVLRRVRGGKR, encoded by the coding sequence GTGTCGCCCACGCAGATCGCCGCGTTGATCGCCGCAGGCGCCTTCGTGCTGCTGGTGTTGTTGCTGGCGATCCCGCTGCTCAAGCTTGCCCGCACGCTCGACGAGGCGACGGTCGCGATCCGCAAGGCACACGAGAACACCGACCCCTTGCTGCACGGCGCCAACGACACCATCACCCACGTGAACACCCAGCTGGAGCGGGTCGACGGCATCACGGCCAACGCGCAGGCCGTTTCCGGCAACGTTTCGGCGCTGTCCTCGGTGTTCACCGCGACCCTCGGTGGACCGCTGGTCAAGACCGCCGCACTGTCCTACGGCGTCAGCAAGGCCGTGCGGGCCCGCCGCAAGGCCAAGGCCGAGGGCACCAACAAGCACGTCCTCCGGCGGGTGCGGGGTGGTAAGCGATGA